Proteins encoded by one window of Engraulis encrasicolus isolate BLACKSEA-1 chromosome 23, IST_EnEncr_1.0, whole genome shotgun sequence:
- the LOC134440295 gene encoding organic cation/carnitine transporter 2-like, protein MKDYEETITFLGEWGHFQRMVFFVLSLSYMNNGYMSLSMVFVADTPPHHCRVPSLNRSYGGLGYNLSIPTEELKGETILSRCRRYTEQEDSDSVYRNDTEDCLDGWVFSKDRYESTIVTEWNLVCDDAWKAPFILTVFFFGMLVGSFGSGLLSDRYGRKTLFVSAKTLQIVLSLLLAFSNSWEMFCVVYFVIGLMTISSSCSCFVLGSELLSKSARESFGILGFGLCYATGYTILPLFAYFIRDRRTLQIGLSLVGFLYIPFFWFIPESPHWLITQGRLQEAEAIIRAAAKRNGITPPEDIFQLGLTSDTNALETEYKSSGQDKYTWLDLVKTTNLRNITLIVATIWITVSLTYYGLSFNTSNLDGDPYRNCLISAATEFLGYTMVWLSTRYAPRRFVLPFALVLGGALLLLIQLVPEELSGLTVTLAMTGRLIVTGIYVFIYVYSAELFPTVVRNMGLGVSSMSARIGSGVSPYIAHIGTYNKMLPFLLMGTISIFSGVLSLLLPETKNEKLPQLIGQVKPLRCCCNKKSSVQTNSLEGAI, encoded by the exons ATGAAGGATTATGAGGAAACCATCACCTTTTTGGGAGAATGGGGTCATTTTCAAAGAATGGTTTTCTTTGTCTTGAGTCTGAGTTACATGAACAATGGATACATGTCCCTATCAATGGTCTTCGTGGCGGATACTCCTCCTCATCACTGCAGAGTTCCATCCCTGAACAGGAGCTATGGAGGACTGGGCTACAATCTGTCCATCCCGACTGAGGAGCTGAAAGGGGAGACCATCCTGAGTCGCTGCAGACGCTACACTGAACAGGAAGACTCTGACTCTGTCTACAGAAATGACACAGAGGACTGTCTGGATGGCTGGGTGTTCAGCAAGGACAGATATGAGTCCACTATTGTCACTGAG TGGAATCTGGTGTGTGATGATGCATGGAAGGCTCCCTTTATATTGACTGTGTTCTTCTTTGGAATGTTGGTTGGATCCTTTGGTTCAGGACTTTTGTCAGACAG GTATGGCAGGAAGACCCTATTTGTTTCTGCAAAGACCCTGCAGATTGTTCTCAGCTTACTCCTGGCTTTCTCTAACAGCTGGGAAATGTTCTGTGTGGTTTACTTTGTCATTGGACTAATGACTATCTCCAGTTCCTGTAGTTGCTTTGTACTTG GCTCAGAGCTCCTCAGTAAATCAGCACGTGAGAGTTTTGGGATCCTGGGTTTCGGTCTGTGCTATGCCACTGGCTATACCATCCTGCCACTCTTTGCATACTTCATTCGGGATCGGAGGACACTGCAGATAGGACTGTCTCTAGTGGGGTTTCTATATATTCCCTTCTTTTG GTTCATCCCAGAGTCCCCCCACTGGCTCATCACTCAGGGCCGGTTGCAGGAGGCAGAGGCCATCATTCGAGCTGCTGCCAAGAGGAACGGCATCACGCCACCAGAGGACATCTTCCAACTGGGGCTCACCTCAGACACGAATGCCTTG GAAACTGAGTACAAATCCAGTGGTCAGGACAAGTACACTTGGCTGGATCTTGTCAAAACCACAAATTTGAGGAACATCACACTTATAGTCGCCACCATTTG GATAACTGTATCCCTCACATACTATGGCCTGTCCTTTAACACCTCCAATCTGGATGGGGATCCTTATCGCAACTGCCTCATTTCTGCTGCCACAGAATTCCTTGGTTACACCATGGTGTGGTTATCTACTCGCTATGCTCCTCGCCGGTTCGTTCTGCCATTCGCACTTGTTCTCGGAGGGGCTTTGCTGCTGCTCATCCAGCTTGTGCCTGAAG AGCTCAGTGGATTGACCGTCACCTTGGCAATGACTGGAAGACTGATTGTGACCGGAATTTATGTATTCATCTATGTGTATTCTGCGGAACTGTTTCCCACCGTTGTGCGGAATATGGGATTGGGTGTCAGCTCAATGTCTGCCAGAATTGGAAGTGGTGTCTCGCCATACATAGCCCATATCG GTACATATAACAAGATGCTACCCTTTCTTCTGATGGGCACAATCTCTATATTCTCTGGCGTTTTGAGTCTGTTGCTACCAGAGACTAAAAATGAAAAACTTCCACAACTCATTGGCCAAGTTAAACCTCTACGGTG TTGCTGTAACAAGAAGAGTTCTGTTCAAACAAACAGTCTGGAGGGGGCCATCTGA